A region of Desulfuromonas thiophila DNA encodes the following proteins:
- a CDS encoding YtxH domain-containing protein: MQPPVTHSCSAHQPPAASAAPVGVAPAFHGFNPAGYNGPVLFGPPQTAVSPASPAPASGNSFWLGALVGAGAALLLSNDRVQKSLIRGTTALFSAIQASAEELKEKFEDVRAEMSQSAPEKE; the protein is encoded by the coding sequence ATGCAACCACCGGTCACACATTCCTGCAGCGCCCATCAACCGCCGGCCGCGAGCGCCGCACCCGTCGGCGTCGCCCCGGCCTTCCACGGCTTCAATCCGGCCGGCTACAACGGCCCGGTGCTGTTCGGCCCGCCCCAGACCGCCGTCAGCCCGGCCAGCCCCGCGCCCGCCAGCGGCAACAGCTTCTGGCTGGGCGCGCTGGTCGGAGCCGGTGCGGCCCTGCTGCTGAGCAACGATCGCGTGCAGAAGTCGCTGATCCGCGGCACCACGGCGCTGTTCAGCGCCATTCAGGCCAGCGCCGAGGAGCTTAAGGAAAAGTTCGAGGATGTGCGCGCCGAAATGAGTCAGTCGGCGCCGGAGAAGGAATAA
- a CDS encoding CHAD domain-containing protein: MSPSPAPFGLKKKHSLAFALPLLVRVLLRQADRQRHAILTGDDPEALHQYRVALRKARSLLRLFRRQLGPVAALLARQLAQTAQMSNGLREIDVLLHDWAGWSERLPAELQPAAGGVRLNLQAQRDVALQSFRRQLATLPAPLELLADSLDPNERADRPLKKPLRRVFRQQKRRLKRARRQLTAASPAADFHRARIAGKRLRYLLELFAEVRLPRQNRRRIERLRQLQDLLGQLQDAESHGHHLAGLAAQPVWTQRQQAVLTAVREQLLQQACQLREGLLGHNDQGPAK; encoded by the coding sequence ATGAGTCCATCCCCCGCCCCGTTCGGCCTGAAAAAGAAGCACAGCCTCGCCTTTGCCCTGCCGTTGCTGGTGCGCGTCCTGCTCCGGCAGGCCGATCGGCAGCGCCACGCCATCCTGACCGGCGATGATCCCGAGGCGCTGCACCAGTACCGCGTGGCACTGCGCAAGGCGCGTTCGTTGCTGCGCCTGTTTCGCCGTCAGCTGGGACCCGTCGCTGCCCTGCTGGCGCGCCAGCTGGCGCAAACAGCCCAGATGAGCAACGGTCTGCGGGAGATCGATGTGCTGTTGCACGACTGGGCCGGCTGGTCGGAACGCCTGCCCGCCGAGTTGCAGCCTGCTGCTGGCGGGGTCCGGCTGAATCTGCAGGCCCAGCGCGATGTTGCCCTGCAGAGCTTTCGCCGCCAATTGGCGACCCTGCCGGCACCCCTTGAGCTGCTGGCCGATTCCCTCGATCCCAATGAGCGGGCCGACCGGCCCCTGAAAAAACCGCTGCGGCGCGTGTTCCGTCAGCAGAAACGCCGCCTCAAACGGGCGCGGCGGCAGTTGACTGCTGCCAGCCCGGCTGCCGATTTTCACCGCGCCCGCATCGCCGGCAAACGCTTGCGCTATCTGCTGGAGCTGTTCGCCGAGGTGCGGCTGCCGCGCCAGAACCGGCGCCGCATTGAACGGCTCAGGCAGCTGCAGGATCTGCTGGGGCAACTGCAGGATGCCGAAAGCCATGGCCATCATCTGGCCGGGCTGGCCGCCCAGCCGGTCTGGACGCAGCGGCAGCAGGCCGTACTGACCGCCGTGCGGGAGCAGCTGTTGCAGCAGGCCTGCCAGTTGCGGGAAGGTCTGCTGGGGCACAACGATCAGGGCCCGGCAAAATAA
- a CDS encoding heavy metal translocating P-type ATPase, translating to MRFSVKQDIPGRLRLRVQGLRHNRALAKWLETELGGLAGVRIDARFRSGSLVLTFAPATGLRRQLLAQLQTLTAPGPLAAPLALASGHCDLVCSRCHPDRRDPPSLVRQVIGVVALTLYVAWVALRQGLLKKPVSEAPLSLTSAVALVGAYPLLRHAWDDLRSGRHKSLFPFLAATCFLAIFLGQALTALEVIWILRIGLLLEDYVGRRSHRAIREILELTQKQAFILVDGVEVEIPVEQIHAGATVVCHPGEKIPVDGLILNGEALVDEAPVTGRAEPEMRHAGDSVYAGTIVYQGVIFVRAERVGDATYLCRILHLVESSLSNRAPAEKRADQLANRLMKLGLVAVSGTLLLTLSPTRAFTVLLVLACPCATVLAASTAVSAALANAARNQVLIKGGYYLEQIAEADCFCFDKTGTLTLETPTLISVTPRSARQNPDRLLALAAAAERHTQHPMARAIVAAAQERGLNLPVHAQCHFVIGRGVAALIDGAEVLVGNDKWMQDNAVAIDSLAQAAREQAELGYSLVYVARAGRVSGLLAIANPVRPRAAAVLAWLRADGVKEMHLVTGDTDRMARAVAEQFAFDSWRAELLPEDKARYLKELEATHERIVMVGDGVNDALALANARVGIAMGAGGAEVAIEAADIALADSALERLVKLRQLSRKTLRTIEQNHQLAMWTNLGGVIFGAAGLLTPLMAGALHIVHTLGIVVNSGRLLGWDSPGLGPASNELTPPATAGTDAGASHATEKAS from the coding sequence ATGCGTTTCAGCGTTAAGCAGGATATTCCCGGCAGGCTGCGCCTGCGCGTTCAGGGGCTGCGCCACAATCGCGCCCTGGCGAAATGGCTGGAAACCGAACTGGGCGGTCTGGCAGGCGTGCGGATCGATGCCCGTTTCCGTTCCGGCAGCCTGGTGCTGACCTTCGCCCCCGCGACCGGACTGCGGCGCCAGCTGCTGGCGCAACTGCAAACCCTGACAGCGCCCGGGCCGCTGGCGGCGCCGCTGGCCCTGGCGAGTGGCCACTGCGATCTGGTCTGCTCGCGCTGCCACCCCGACCGCAGGGATCCGCCCTCGCTGGTGCGGCAGGTGATCGGCGTGGTGGCGCTGACCCTCTATGTGGCCTGGGTGGCGCTGCGTCAGGGCCTGCTGAAGAAACCGGTCTCCGAGGCCCCGCTGAGCCTGACCTCCGCCGTGGCTCTGGTGGGAGCCTATCCGCTGCTGCGCCACGCCTGGGACGATCTGCGCAGCGGCCGGCACAAAAGCCTGTTCCCCTTTCTGGCCGCCACCTGCTTTCTGGCCATTTTCCTCGGCCAGGCCCTGACCGCGCTGGAGGTCATCTGGATTCTGCGCATCGGGCTGCTGCTGGAGGACTATGTCGGCCGCCGTTCGCACCGCGCCATCCGCGAAATTCTGGAGCTGACGCAGAAACAGGCCTTCATTCTGGTGGACGGAGTGGAGGTTGAAATTCCGGTCGAGCAGATCCACGCCGGCGCGACGGTGGTCTGCCACCCCGGCGAGAAGATTCCGGTCGACGGCCTGATTCTCAATGGCGAGGCGCTGGTTGACGAAGCACCGGTAACCGGGCGGGCGGAACCGGAAATGCGCCACGCCGGTGACAGTGTCTACGCCGGCACCATCGTCTATCAGGGGGTCATCTTCGTCCGCGCCGAGCGGGTGGGCGACGCCACCTATCTGTGCCGCATTCTGCATCTGGTCGAATCGTCTCTGAGCAACCGGGCGCCGGCCGAGAAACGCGCCGACCAGTTGGCCAACCGGCTGATGAAGCTCGGCCTGGTCGCCGTCAGCGGCACCCTGCTGCTGACCCTGAGCCCGACGCGGGCCTTTACCGTGCTGCTGGTGCTGGCCTGCCCCTGCGCCACGGTACTGGCGGCCTCGACGGCCGTTTCCGCCGCCCTGGCCAATGCGGCGCGCAATCAGGTGCTGATCAAGGGGGGCTACTATCTGGAACAGATCGCTGAAGCCGACTGCTTCTGCTTTGATAAGACCGGCACCCTGACCCTGGAAACCCCGACCCTGATAAGCGTGACACCGCGCTCGGCGCGGCAAAATCCCGACCGCCTGCTGGCCCTGGCGGCAGCGGCGGAACGCCATACCCAGCACCCGATGGCGCGGGCCATCGTGGCAGCGGCACAGGAACGCGGCCTGAACCTTCCGGTTCATGCCCAGTGCCACTTTGTCATCGGCCGGGGCGTAGCGGCCCTGATCGACGGCGCCGAGGTACTGGTCGGCAACGACAAATGGATGCAGGACAACGCCGTGGCCATCGACAGCCTGGCGCAGGCGGCGCGGGAGCAGGCCGAGCTGGGCTACAGCCTGGTCTATGTGGCCCGCGCCGGCCGGGTCAGCGGCCTACTGGCCATCGCCAATCCGGTGCGACCCCGAGCGGCGGCGGTGCTGGCCTGGCTGCGGGCCGACGGCGTGAAGGAAATGCATCTGGTGACCGGCGATACCGACAGGATGGCGCGGGCAGTGGCCGAACAGTTCGCTTTTGACAGCTGGCGCGCCGAACTGCTGCCGGAGGACAAGGCCCGTTATCTGAAAGAACTCGAAGCGACGCACGAGCGCATCGTGATGGTGGGTGACGGCGTCAACGACGCGCTGGCGCTGGCCAACGCCCGGGTGGGTATCGCCATGGGGGCCGGCGGCGCGGAGGTGGCCATCGAGGCGGCCGATATCGCCCTGGCCGACAGCGCCCTGGAACGGCTGGTGAAACTGCGTCAGCTGAGCCGCAAAACCCTGCGAACCATCGAGCAGAATCACCAGCTGGCCATGTGGACCAACCTGGGCGGGGTGATTTTCGGCGCCGCCGGCCTGCTGACACCGCTGATGGCGGGGGCGCTGCACATCGTGCACACCCTGGGCATCGTCGTCAATTCAGGCCGCCTGCTGGGCTGGGACAGCCCCGGCCTGGGCCCGGCAAGCAACGAGCTGACACCCCCTGCGACCGCCGGCACCGATGCCGGCGCGTCCCACGCAACAGAGAAAGCCTCATGA
- a CDS encoding heavy metal translocating P-type ATPase, giving the protein MAAPEIVHELPRRLRLRWPPLRDRRSDPLYVQALLENIPGVTQVRVNRAAATLVLQHDGAPATRAAILARFDPLPGEAFRCFEPPQPAINPLNLAFLGLSIVSLRLLPPTLQGTISLLIGLPTLLAGADGLLNRGVKVEVLDAGAVGISLLRRDYFTANMIVLLLNVGEYLRQSSEDQTTGLLRTLLRPQVEQVWLEREGIEVRTPLAQVRTGDLLLCGPGELVPLDGTICRGDALLNQSSITGEALPVHRQAGDSVPSGALVTEGRIVIRVEAVGSDTGLARINRFLEQALRQRSRTQQRSDELADRLVPVTLALGGGIFLLTGDLRRAAAALTVDYSCAIKLATPIAVKTAMYRAAQQGVLVKGAQAFDQLARVDTLVFDKTGTLTQGELFITDIVPLNHLDENGLLALTAAAEEHYAHPVAKAVLRAARDRGLTLPATSQVDFIVAHGVSAHVDGQQVLVGSHHFVAEDEGIDCGAAAEPAAAFAHQGKNLLYVSRAGRLEGLIALRDRIRPEAAGILTRLKQNGIRRIVVLTGDQESTARALLQALPQIDALYWELQPEDKAGIVQQLRDQGHYTAFIGDGVNDAPALVTADVGISLPCGADLAKDAAQALLLQEDLACLATALDAARRTGKTIQDCFYATIGFNSLFLLLALTGCIRPLTAALLHNLNTVGILGYCATRGLSASDPAARPTSPKDNPHDH; this is encoded by the coding sequence ATGGCCGCGCCGGAGATCGTTCACGAGCTGCCCCGCCGACTGCGGCTGCGCTGGCCGCCCCTGCGCGACCGGCGCAGCGACCCGCTGTATGTGCAGGCGCTGCTCGAAAACATCCCCGGCGTGACGCAGGTGCGCGTCAACCGCGCCGCCGCCACGCTGGTGCTGCAGCACGATGGCGCGCCGGCCACCCGTGCCGCGATTCTTGCCCGCTTCGATCCGCTGCCCGGCGAAGCGTTCCGCTGCTTCGAGCCGCCGCAGCCGGCCATCAACCCCCTTAATCTGGCGTTTCTGGGCCTGTCAATCGTGTCGCTGCGGCTGCTGCCGCCGACGCTGCAGGGCACCATCAGTCTGCTGATCGGCCTGCCGACCCTGCTGGCCGGCGCGGACGGCCTGCTGAACCGCGGCGTCAAGGTCGAGGTTCTCGACGCTGGCGCCGTGGGCATTTCCCTGCTACGGCGCGACTATTTCACCGCCAACATGATCGTGCTGCTGCTGAATGTGGGGGAATACCTGCGGCAGAGCTCGGAGGATCAGACCACCGGCCTGTTACGAACCCTGCTGCGGCCACAGGTGGAGCAGGTCTGGCTGGAACGGGAGGGCATCGAGGTGCGGACCCCCCTGGCCCAGGTACGAACCGGTGACCTGCTGCTGTGCGGGCCGGGCGAGCTGGTGCCGCTGGACGGCACGATCTGCCGTGGTGACGCGCTGCTGAACCAGAGCTCCATCACCGGCGAGGCGCTACCGGTCCACCGCCAGGCCGGCGACAGCGTGCCATCCGGCGCCCTGGTCACGGAGGGGCGCATCGTCATTCGGGTGGAGGCGGTCGGCAGCGATACCGGCCTGGCGCGCATCAACCGGTTTCTGGAGCAGGCCCTGCGCCAGCGGTCGCGCACCCAGCAGCGTAGCGACGAACTGGCCGACCGGCTGGTGCCCGTCACCCTGGCACTGGGCGGCGGCATCTTTCTGCTGACCGGCGATTTGCGCCGGGCGGCAGCGGCCCTGACCGTTGACTACTCCTGCGCCATCAAGCTGGCGACACCCATCGCCGTAAAAACCGCCATGTACCGCGCCGCCCAGCAGGGGGTGCTGGTCAAGGGCGCCCAGGCCTTCGACCAGCTGGCGCGGGTCGATACCCTGGTCTTCGACAAGACCGGCACCCTGACACAGGGTGAGCTGTTCATCACCGACATCGTGCCCCTCAACCACCTGGACGAGAATGGCCTGCTGGCCTTGACGGCGGCAGCCGAGGAACATTACGCCCACCCGGTGGCCAAGGCGGTACTGCGCGCCGCGCGCGACCGCGGTCTGACCCTGCCGGCCACCAGCCAGGTCGACTTCATCGTGGCACACGGCGTGTCGGCCCATGTCGACGGCCAGCAGGTGCTGGTCGGCAGCCACCATTTTGTCGCCGAGGATGAGGGCATCGACTGCGGCGCCGCCGCCGAGCCGGCCGCGGCCTTTGCGCACCAGGGCAAAAACCTGCTTTACGTCAGTCGCGCCGGCCGGCTTGAAGGTCTGATCGCCCTGCGCGACCGGATTCGGCCCGAGGCCGCCGGTATCCTGACCCGCCTGAAACAGAACGGCATCCGCCGGATTGTGGTTCTGACCGGCGACCAGGAGTCGACCGCCCGGGCGCTGTTGCAGGCGCTGCCGCAGATTGACGCCCTGTACTGGGAACTGCAACCGGAGGACAAGGCCGGCATCGTGCAACAGCTGAGGGACCAGGGCCACTACACCGCCTTCATCGGCGACGGCGTCAATGACGCGCCGGCGCTGGTGACGGCCGATGTCGGAATCAGTCTGCCCTGCGGTGCCGACCTGGCCAAGGATGCCGCCCAGGCCCTGCTGCTGCAGGAGGATCTCGCCTGCCTGGCCACCGCTCTGGATGCGGCCCGCCGCACCGGGAAAACCATCCAGGACTGTTTTTACGCCACCATCGGCTTCAACAGCCTCTTCCTGCTGCTGGCCCTGACCGGCTGCATCCGGCCGCTGACCGCAGCACTGCTGCATAACCTCAACACGGTCGGCATCCTCGGCTACTGTGCCACCAGGGGCCTGTCAGCGTCCGATCCGGCCGCCCGGCCCACATCGCCAAAGGACAACCCTCATGACCACTGA
- a CDS encoding SixA phosphatase family protein, which translates to MKALYLIRHAKSDWSQPHQADFDRPLNARGQRAAPAMAARLARWPERPELLLSSPACRARQTAVAFAAALQLPPARLWFDARLYATGPEVLLEILQQLDGHWQGVALIGHNPALEQLGQWLCPAAPEHLPTCALLHLRLAVPLWSALAPGCGQLQAYDFPKNPVTVARA; encoded by the coding sequence ATGAAAGCCTTGTATCTGATTCGCCACGCCAAATCCGACTGGAGCCAGCCGCACCAGGCCGATTTCGACCGGCCGCTGAACGCGCGTGGTCAGCGTGCCGCCCCCGCCATGGCCGCCCGGCTGGCGCGCTGGCCTGAGCGGCCTGAACTGTTGCTGAGCAGCCCGGCCTGTCGTGCCCGCCAGACGGCCGTGGCCTTTGCCGCCGCCCTGCAACTGCCGCCGGCCAGACTGTGGTTTGATGCCCGGCTCTATGCCACCGGGCCCGAAGTCTTGCTGGAAATTCTACAGCAGCTGGATGGCCACTGGCAGGGCGTGGCCCTGATTGGCCACAATCCCGCTCTGGAGCAGCTGGGGCAGTGGTTGTGCCCCGCTGCGCCGGAGCACCTGCCGACCTGCGCCCTGCTGCATCTGCGGCTGGCCGTGCCGCTCTGGAGCGCATTGGCGCCAGGCTGTGGCCAACTGCAAGCCTATGATTTTCCCAAAAACCCTGTCACCGTCGCGCGTGCCTGA
- a CDS encoding ferrous iron transport protein A — translation MTTEQLLSLDQAPFDQPLEVQAILAEPWRQQLGKMGFGRGCRIVRLDETLQAQTVRVRGKNGEVVLSAGMGLQTIVHLDGDGRRIPLIDMEPGQTGHLEGTTASADFATALEQLGFHENDPIRLIRKLPPMDYLTLLEGQGLLRLSEGDAARILGRSGSHIRQFSLTAAECDFTVVQLLGCPWAIERLQRLGIWPDTRLRLLEVRSKRICRFSGDQQLMVTSQDGLHLHLPLEAGKQILVRRLTRPLLPRPSGSA, via the coding sequence ATGACCACTGAGCAGCTTCTGTCGCTGGATCAGGCCCCCTTCGATCAACCGCTGGAAGTCCAGGCCATCCTGGCCGAGCCCTGGCGTCAGCAGCTGGGCAAAATGGGCTTCGGCCGGGGCTGCCGCATCGTGCGGCTGGATGAAACCCTGCAGGCCCAGACCGTGCGCGTGCGCGGTAAAAACGGCGAGGTGGTGCTCAGTGCCGGCATGGGGCTGCAAACCATCGTCCATCTCGACGGCGACGGCCGCCGCATCCCCCTGATCGACATGGAACCGGGCCAGACCGGCCATCTGGAAGGAACCACCGCCAGTGCCGACTTTGCCACCGCGCTGGAACAGCTCGGCTTTCACGAAAACGATCCCATCCGCCTGATTCGCAAACTGCCGCCCATGGACTACCTGACCCTGCTGGAAGGGCAGGGCCTGCTGCGACTGTCCGAAGGCGACGCCGCCCGCATTCTGGGCAGAAGCGGATCGCATATCCGTCAGTTCTCCCTGACAGCGGCGGAATGTGATTTTACGGTTGTCCAGCTGCTGGGGTGCCCCTGGGCCATCGAGCGTCTGCAGCGCCTGGGCATCTGGCCCGACACGCGCCTGCGCCTGCTGGAGGTTCGCAGCAAGCGGATCTGTCGTTTCAGTGGGGATCAGCAGCTGATGGTAACCAGCCAGGACGGCCTGCACCTGCACCTGCCACTGGAAGCCGGCAAGCAGATTCTCGTCCGGCGTCTCACCCGTCCGCTCCTGCCCCGGCCGTCCGGCTCGGCCTAG
- a CDS encoding HMA2 domain-containing protein has translation MTETRKRQAITELFRVADYARIAHHIRGRIRIKFPLAAKKGLADIALESLAGQLPGVQHYRINGKNGSLVIDYDPAVIPCQMWERIINSAPEGRPALAEELLSIWTHSLEGEQA, from the coding sequence ATGACCGAAACCCGAAAACGCCAGGCCATCACCGAGCTGTTCCGCGTTGCCGACTATGCCCGCATCGCGCACCACATCCGCGGCCGTATCCGCATCAAGTTTCCGCTGGCGGCCAAAAAGGGCCTGGCGGACATCGCGCTGGAGAGCCTGGCCGGCCAGTTGCCCGGTGTGCAGCATTACCGTATCAACGGCAAGAACGGCTCCCTCGTGATTGATTACGATCCCGCTGTGATCCCCTGTCAGATGTGGGAAAGGATTATCAACAGCGCCCCCGAGGGCCGTCCGGCATTGGCAGAAGAGCTGCTGTCGATCTGGACGCATTCGCTAGAAGGAGAACAGGCATGA
- a CDS encoding magnetosome protein MamC — translation MHTHPAPTSSASYPVSKSLIQPNLVLQSGIFGTVIGATAALGANLHRVRQEELSLNEAMVDSLAKGAGTGVAAAVATAAVQSVGGSRVTSWVVLLAAATGVGYAINLSGKKKAAATK, via the coding sequence ATGCATACCCATCCCGCGCCCACCAGCAGCGCCAGCTATCCTGTCAGCAAAAGCCTGATCCAGCCCAACCTGGTGCTGCAGAGCGGCATCTTCGGCACCGTCATCGGCGCCACCGCGGCCCTCGGGGCCAACCTGCACCGGGTCCGGCAGGAGGAACTGTCCCTCAATGAGGCCATGGTCGACAGTCTGGCCAAGGGCGCCGGCACCGGTGTCGCTGCCGCCGTGGCCACCGCCGCCGTGCAATCGGTCGGCGGCAGCCGGGTGACCAGCTGGGTGGTACTGCTGGCGGCGGCGACCGGCGTCGGCTACGCCATCAATCTGTCCGGCAAGAAAAAAGCGGCCGCAACCAAATAG
- a CDS encoding Crp/Fnr family transcriptional regulator, which yields MTAEQRFSQRARRLLDATPLLAQADTTLVQQLGVRARRRLLPLRQQCIDGEEMRQRIFFVVSGSFHLLRQTPDGEEVLVSRYGPGDFFCLAAAFSGSGPLGYAVNTSPAQLLSWALRDFQALMRTDSSLGERLLHQMAWQVEQERQMRTLLCCCRAENRVAAYLLYRRQACRPQPDDAQLDLKPLSLTAAELGLARETLSRCLHRLQRQQIIQCQRGQVRILRELGLRLLVGTGAEAGQGMSLPDS from the coding sequence ATGACGGCGGAACAACGCTTCAGTCAACGGGCGCGCAGACTGCTTGATGCCACGCCGCTGCTGGCCCAGGCGGATACCACCCTGGTGCAGCAGCTGGGTGTGCGGGCGCGGCGGCGGTTGTTGCCGCTGCGCCAGCAATGTATTGATGGCGAGGAAATGCGCCAGCGGATCTTTTTTGTCGTCAGCGGTTCATTTCATCTACTGCGCCAGACGCCAGACGGCGAGGAGGTGCTGGTGAGCCGCTATGGCCCCGGCGATTTTTTCTGTCTGGCAGCGGCCTTCAGCGGCAGCGGTCCGTTGGGCTATGCCGTCAACACCAGCCCGGCTCAGCTGCTGAGCTGGGCTTTGCGCGATTTTCAGGCTCTGATGCGGACGGACAGCAGCCTGGGGGAACGTCTTCTGCATCAGATGGCCTGGCAGGTGGAGCAGGAACGGCAGATGCGAACCCTGCTGTGCTGCTGCAGGGCGGAAAACCGGGTGGCGGCCTATCTGCTGTACCGCCGTCAGGCGTGCCGGCCGCAACCCGACGACGCCCAGCTGGATCTGAAGCCTTTGAGTCTGACGGCTGCCGAACTGGGCCTGGCGCGCGAAACCCTGTCGCGCTGTCTGCACCGCTTGCAGCGCCAGCAGATCATCCAGTGTCAGCGCGGCCAGGTACGGATTCTGCGCGAACTGGGTCTGCGGCTGCTGGTCGGTACCGGGGCTGAAGCCGGCCAGGGGATGAGCCTGCCGGACAGCTGA
- a CDS encoding efflux transporter outer membrane subunit, translating into MKRCRMFSTFTTAGLALLLAGCLRVGPDYHPLPPEAPPHWQAPALTAAVPATLQHWWRAFEDPRLNQLIALALQHNTDLRLAEARLRQARSQRLQQQAQRQPGLDGSAGYSRNWASPYNGGGSSSLYQAGLDASWELDLFGGLQRAVEAADAAVGAQQAELADVQVSLLAEVALNYLDLCASAEQHELLRQEIATRSTLLTLTRYREQSGQVTALETTQARQSLAQLQAQLPAIEYQRHRAGNALATLLASPAAELEKLLADAASLPPNRPALAIGLPAEVLRRRPDIRQAERQLAQQSAQVGVAAAELYPRLSLPATLGLVAPRLSQLLRSDRASASLSPQLRWSLLAGGRLRAQLAEQQILLEQQLLHYRGQVLNAVEETENALQTVSASDRQQQHLAAALAAARAVEQLRQQQYHAGLSDFETVLDSRQSRLSLQQQYLTSRQEQLRALVQLYKAAGGGWNPATERTTDNHG; encoded by the coding sequence ATGAAACGCTGCCGGATGTTCTCCACCTTTACCACCGCCGGCCTGGCCCTGCTGCTGGCCGGCTGTCTGCGGGTCGGGCCGGATTACCATCCGCTCCCGCCTGAAGCTCCGCCCCACTGGCAGGCGCCGGCACTGACAGCCGCTGTGCCGGCGACACTGCAGCACTGGTGGCGCGCGTTCGAGGATCCGCGCCTGAATCAGCTGATCGCCCTGGCACTGCAGCACAATACCGACCTGCGGCTGGCCGAGGCGCGGCTGCGGCAGGCCCGCAGCCAGCGATTGCAACAGCAGGCCCAGCGCCAACCGGGACTGGATGGCAGCGCCGGCTACAGTCGCAACTGGGCCAGTCCGTACAACGGTGGCGGCAGCAGCAGCCTTTATCAGGCCGGCCTTGACGCCAGCTGGGAACTGGATCTGTTCGGCGGCCTGCAACGCGCGGTGGAGGCCGCCGATGCCGCCGTCGGCGCGCAGCAGGCCGAGCTGGCGGATGTGCAGGTCTCGCTGCTGGCCGAGGTAGCGCTCAACTATCTGGATCTGTGCGCCAGCGCTGAACAGCACGAGCTGCTGCGGCAGGAAATCGCCACCCGCAGCACGCTGTTGACATTGACCCGCTACCGCGAGCAGAGCGGTCAGGTCACGGCCCTCGAAACCACCCAGGCCCGCCAGAGTCTGGCCCAGCTGCAAGCCCAGCTGCCCGCCATCGAATACCAGCGCCACCGTGCCGGCAATGCCCTGGCCACCCTGCTCGCCAGCCCCGCCGCCGAGTTGGAGAAGCTGCTGGCCGACGCCGCCAGCCTGCCGCCGAACCGGCCGGCGCTGGCCATCGGACTGCCCGCCGAGGTGCTGCGGCGCCGCCCCGACATCCGCCAGGCCGAACGGCAACTGGCACAGCAAAGCGCCCAGGTGGGGGTTGCCGCCGCCGAACTCTATCCCCGCCTGAGTCTGCCCGCCACCCTCGGCCTGGTGGCTCCCCGTTTAAGCCAGCTGTTGCGCTCTGACCGCGCCAGCGCCTCGCTGTCACCCCAGCTGCGCTGGAGCCTGCTGGCCGGCGGCCGTCTGCGGGCCCAGCTGGCCGAACAGCAGATCCTGCTGGAGCAACAGCTCCTCCACTACCGCGGTCAGGTGCTCAACGCCGTCGAAGAAACCGAAAACGCGCTGCAGACCGTCAGCGCCAGTGACCGTCAACAGCAGCACCTGGCAGCAGCCCTGGCCGCCGCCCGAGCGGTGGAACAACTGCGCCAGCAGCAGTACCATGCCGGGCTGAGCGATTTTGAAACCGTGCTCGACAGCCGCCAGAGCCGCCTGAGCCTGCAACAGCAATATCTCACCAGCCGGCAGGAGCAGCTCCGCGCCCTGGTGCAACTGTACAAGGCCGCCGGCGGCGGCTGGAATCCAGCGACAGAAAGGACAACCGACAACCATGGCTGA